Proteins encoded by one window of Candidatus Methylacidiphilales bacterium:
- a CDS encoding SIS domain-containing protein has product MNAQIHLAHLIERCPALAPLRQDVAAAHDLLLHSVRQGGHLLLAGNGGSAADCEHWSGELLKGFKSKRPLGADQQAALGSDIGPKLQGGIPAIPLTGFPGLATAFGNDVDPVLTYAQLVWALGRPGDVFIAISTSGNAANVGFAARTARTKGLKVLGLTGETGGKLAPLCDLCLRVPSTETFRIQEYHLPIYHCLCLMLEDALFPA; this is encoded by the coding sequence ATGAATGCCCAAATCCATCTCGCCCATCTCATCGAACGCTGCCCCGCCCTGGCTCCGCTGCGACAGGACGTCGCCGCCGCCCACGACCTCTTGCTCCACTCGGTCCGGCAAGGAGGCCACCTCCTCCTGGCCGGCAACGGAGGCAGCGCCGCTGACTGCGAACACTGGTCGGGCGAGTTGCTGAAGGGCTTCAAAAGCAAGCGCCCCCTCGGTGCCGATCAACAAGCCGCCTTGGGGTCCGACATCGGCCCCAAGCTCCAGGGAGGCATCCCCGCCATCCCCTTGACCGGGTTTCCCGGGTTGGCCACCGCCTTCGGCAACGACGTTGACCCGGTTCTGACCTATGCCCAGTTGGTCTGGGCCCTCGGCCGCCCCGGCGACGTTTTCATCGCCATCAGCACTTCCGGGAATGCCGCCAATGTCGGCTTCGCTGCCCGGACAGCCCGGACGAAAGGCCTCAAGGTCCTGGGCCTGACCGGCGAAACAGGCGGGAAGCTGGCTCCTTTGTGCGACCTCTGCCTGCGGGTCCCCTCAACGGAAACCTTCCGCATTCAGGAATACCACCTGCCGATTTACCATTGCCTATGCCTGATGTTGGAGGATGCCCTCTTCCCAGCATGA
- a CDS encoding ThuA domain-containing protein, with product MPTPSTLRVTVWGENVHEQTHQAVRNIYPTGMHTCIAEGLRESPDFTVRTATLQETEHGLTEDILASTDVLTWWGHAAHAKVEDKIVDRVQKRVLEGMGLVVLHSGHHSKIFKRLLGTSCDLCWREAGEKERVWITNPGHPIVQGLNAPYFEIEHEEMYGEPFGIPAPDETLMISWFEGGEVFRSGATWTRGNGKIFYFRPGHETYPTYHQAEVKLILKNGVRWARPEGGAYPTGCPNIPWDKAPEKLTPVGESVH from the coding sequence ATGCCGACTCCCTCCACCCTTCGCGTCACCGTCTGGGGCGAAAACGTCCACGAACAGACCCACCAAGCCGTCCGTAACATCTACCCCACGGGCATGCACACGTGCATCGCCGAGGGCCTGCGCGAATCTCCGGATTTCACCGTCCGCACCGCCACCCTCCAAGAAACCGAACACGGCCTGACCGAGGACATCCTGGCTTCCACCGACGTCCTGACCTGGTGGGGTCATGCCGCCCACGCCAAGGTGGAGGACAAGATTGTCGACCGGGTGCAAAAGCGCGTCCTCGAGGGCATGGGCCTGGTCGTCCTGCACTCCGGCCACCATTCCAAGATCTTCAAACGTCTCTTGGGCACGTCCTGCGACCTCTGCTGGCGCGAAGCCGGCGAGAAAGAGCGTGTCTGGATCACCAACCCCGGCCACCCCATCGTCCAGGGGCTCAACGCCCCCTATTTCGAAATCGAGCACGAGGAAATGTACGGCGAGCCCTTCGGCATCCCCGCACCGGACGAAACGTTGATGATTAGCTGGTTCGAGGGCGGCGAAGTCTTCCGCTCCGGTGCCACTTGGACCCGGGGCAATGGGAAGATCTTCTACTTCCGTCCAGGCCACGAAACCTACCCCACCTATCACCAGGCCGAAGTGAAGTTGATCCTGAAAAACGGCGTCCGCTGGGCCCGCCCCGAAGGTGGCGCCTACCCCACCGGCTGCCCGAACATCCCCTGGGACAAAGCACCTGAAAAACTCACGCCGGTCGGCGAGAG
- a CDS encoding glucosaminidase domain-containing protein yields the protein MRRAKTVNLMPALAMKRFYKEPKKRYGLWGTLLLSNTVWISTVLFLAFSLWTSSKVGTAMTEFYFRERAAWIEKDEKNRKELEERNLQIARMVAMQTSQSPEDVVQLANKLSKVLNTAYGSRRAFLEEALPQAIRMQVQYGIPASAIISQSIYESGYGGSDLAKQHHNYFGIKAFSNWKGDKAAMPTRDSGVRTVANFRKFKDLGEGYQGYADYLRESGRYNKAFYTNNGVDFVSKLLSAGYCPDGDYLGNIKNIMSRHCLQELDDIIKEADQAPYQLAWLSKLQEKTPN from the coding sequence ATGAGACGAGCCAAAACAGTCAATCTGATGCCCGCCCTGGCGATGAAGCGGTTCTATAAGGAGCCGAAGAAGCGCTATGGCCTTTGGGGGACCTTGCTCCTTTCGAATACGGTGTGGATCAGCACCGTCCTCTTCTTGGCCTTCAGCCTTTGGACCAGCAGCAAGGTCGGCACCGCCATGACCGAGTTTTACTTCCGCGAACGTGCCGCATGGATTGAGAAGGACGAGAAAAACCGCAAAGAGTTGGAAGAGAGAAACTTGCAGATCGCCCGCATGGTAGCAATGCAGACGTCCCAGTCGCCAGAGGACGTGGTTCAACTGGCCAACAAGCTCTCGAAAGTCTTGAACACGGCCTACGGCTCCCGGCGTGCCTTCTTGGAAGAGGCCCTGCCCCAAGCCATTCGCATGCAGGTCCAGTACGGCATCCCGGCCTCCGCCATCATTTCCCAATCCATCTACGAAAGCGGCTACGGCGGAAGCGATCTGGCCAAGCAACACCACAACTACTTCGGCATCAAGGCCTTCTCCAACTGGAAAGGCGACAAGGCCGCCATGCCCACCCGCGACAGCGGGGTCCGGACCGTCGCCAACTTCCGTAAATTCAAGGACTTGGGCGAAGGCTATCAGGGTTATGCCGATTACCTCCGCGAATCAGGTCGTTACAACAAAGCTTTTTACACCAACAACGGGGTTGATTTTGTCAGCAAGCTGCTCTCTGCCGGTTATTGCCCTGACGGCGATTATCTCGGCAACATCAAGAACATCATGAGCCGCCACTGTCTGCAGGAATTGGACGATATCATCAAAGAAGCCGACCAAGCCCCCTACCAACTCGCCTGGCTGTCCAAGTTGCAGGAAAAGACGCCCAACTGA